From one Lolium rigidum isolate FL_2022 chromosome 4, APGP_CSIRO_Lrig_0.1, whole genome shotgun sequence genomic stretch:
- the LOC124708094 gene encoding uncharacterized protein LOC124708094, protein MQGRGSIAFFSTYRPPVPLDIFSSTIPGSPAGKELLLTDGVSYNYDCRPIPPAALKELLTWLGKNNAKLARDCGATPDDADKGRVTGLIFVSERDNGLETLHVSLRTNNQVKVYRLADIYGADTFGGVRMEDGGCIAGGFKVGPRTVGHSLVYVSTKEPAKTRRTPWTVVYKTNLADGKTQRLTPQGQYDLSPAVSPSGTMVAVASFADSKWNGEIENLKTNILVMNVDGDLGRRLLIKDGGWPTWGSDSVIFFHRGVNTTLRDGTVQTAWGVFRYDMTTRVTVRVTTEAFNCMTPAAISSTKVAVATIRERSGFSDVRKEAQYRHIEIYDTAMPGQVIEVTRLGTNPKADHYNPFVDDGGKRIGYHRCRTSQAPDEPTRRVDKLQSPGKDVGLFRVSGVFPTISKDGTKLAFVDNEFRGVWLVDKQGLRKVYETGGPDRIFSPVWNQNLLLDSLYVCMGPSFHPNNALEICNIPRVSDPGRVQGSLQLTQGGFNNAFPSSNPQGNKFVFRSTRDGGPNKYKNLYIMDNSVLGANGLGKVTRLTNGPWTDTHCQWSPSGDWIVFSSTRDKPATAPPKDFGLDPGYFAVYLVKANDPTVVVRVMRSGSDLSGHVNHPVFSPDCRSIVVTSDLAAVSVDPISLPLFVHSVRPYGDIFLIDIDNKDITKNKDVQSYKRITHSRYENSTPCWTVLSPDDPRAPWTTMAGKGPAAAFRPGCPYAESFKMTGHLIVPKRCC, encoded by the exons ATGCAAGGCCGCGGCAGCATCGCCTTCTTCTCGACCTACAGGCCGCCGGTGCCGCTTGACATCTTCTCCTCCACCATCCCGGGATCGCCGGCCGGGAAAGAGCTCCTGCTCACCGACGGCGTGTCGTACAACTATGACTGCCGCCCCATCCCTCCGGCGGCGCTCAAGGAGCTCCTGACGTGGTTGGGGAAGAATAATGCGAAGCTGGCCAGGGATTGCGGCGCCACCCCGGACGACGCCGACAAGGGCCGCGTCACGGGCCTGATCTTCGTCTCCGAGAGGGACAACGGGCTGGAGACGCTGCACGTGTCCCTGCGCACGAACAACCAGGTGAAGGTGTACCGCTTGGCTGACATATACGGCGCTGACACCTTCGGCGGTGTGCGCATGGAGGACGGCGGCTGCATCGCCGGCGGTTTCAAGGTGGGCCCACGCACCGTCGGCCACTCGCTGGTGTACGTTTCGACCAAGGAGCCGGCGAAAACTCGCCGTACGCCATGGACCGTGGTGTACAAGACCAACCTTGCAGACGGCAAGACCCAGCGCCTCACTCCACAAG GGCAATATGATTTGAGCCCCGCCGTGTCACCATCTGGGACGATGGTAGCGGTGGCGTCGTTCGCAGACAGCAAATGGAATGGCGAGATCGAGAACCTCAAGACCAACATCCTTGTGATGAACGTGGATGGGGACCTGGGCCGGAGGCTGCTGATCAAGGACGGCGGCTGGCCGACGTGGGGCAGCGACAGTGTCATCTTCTTCCATCGAGGCGTGAACACAACGCTCCGCGATGGCACGGTTCAGACAGCCTGGGGCGTGTTCCGCTACGACATGACCACCAGGGTGACCGTCCGGGTGACAACGGAGGCGTTCAACTGCATGACACCGGCCGCCATCAGCAGCACCAAGGTGGCGGTGGCGACCATCCGCGAGCGCTCCGGTTTCAGCGACGTCCGCAAGGAGGCGCAGTACCGGCACATCGAGATCTACGACACGGCGATGCCGGGGCAGGTGATCGAGGTCACCCGGCTGGGGACAAACCCGAAAGCCGACCACTACAACCCATTTGTGGACGACGGCGGCAAGCGCATCGGGTACCACCGCTGCAGGACAAGCCAGGCCCCAGACGAACCTACTCGGAGGGTGGACAAGCTGCAGTCGCCGGGCAAGGACGTGGGGCTGTTCAGGGTGTCGGGCGTGTTCCCGACCATCTCTAAGGACGGCACTAAGCTCGCCTTCGTGGACAATGAGTTCAGGGGTGTGTGGCTCGTCGACAAGCAGGGCCTGCGTAAGGTGTACGAGACCGGCGGCCCAGATAGGATCTTCTCGCCGGTGTGGAACCAGAACCTCTTGCTGGACTCCCTCTACGTCTGCATGGGCCCGTCCTTCCACCCCAACAACGCGCTCGAGATCTGCAACATCCCACGCGTCTCGGACCCTGGTCGCGTGCAGGGCAGCTTGCAGCTCACGCAGGGAGGTTTCAACAACGCCTTCCCATCCAGCAACCCACAGG GGAACAAGTTCGTGTTCCGGTCGACGAGGGACGGCGGACCCAACAAGTACAAGAACCTCTACATCATGGACAACTCGGTGCTCGGGGCGAACGGCCTCGGCAAGGTGACGCGTCTCACCAACGGGCCCTGGACCGACACCCACTGCCAGTGGTCCCCGAGCGGGGACTGGATCGTCTTCTCCTCCACGCGCGACAAGCCAGCGACGGCGCCGCCAAAGGACTTTGGCCTGGACCCTGGCTACTTCGCCGTCTACCTGGTGAAGGCCAACGACCCCACGGTGGTGGTACGAGTCATGAGGAGCGGCAGCGACCTCTCCGGCCACGTCAACCACCCGGTGTTCAGCCCGGACTGCCGGAGCATCGTGGTCACCTCCGACCTGGCCGCGGTGTCCGTCGACCCCATCTCGCTGCCGCTCTTCGTCCACTCGGTGCGCCCCTACGGCGACATCTTCCTCATCGACATCGACAACAAAGACATCACCAAGAACAAGGACGTGCAGTCGTACAAGCGCATCACGCACAGCCGCTACGAGAACTCCACCCCCTGCTGGACGGTGCTCTCGCCGGATGACCCGAGAGCGCCGTGGACCACCATGGCCGGGAAGGGCCCCGCTGCGGCCTTTAGGCCGGGGTGCCCGTACGCCGAGAGCTTTAAAATGACCGGCCACCTCATCGTCCCCAAGAGGTGCTGCTAA